One window of the Daphnia pulex isolate KAP4 chromosome 8, ASM2113471v1 genome contains the following:
- the LOC124199365 gene encoding DNA (cytosine-5)-methyltransferase 3A-like codes for MISLTARGITSLDQGRNFGHGLLLSRLSCRNYGPICMEHPLFFGSLCNRECKNKLLQTSYSIGEDDIHVSCAICGVEEVVVCENGSFSSCWLARD; via the exons ATGATCTCACTTACGGCCCGCGGGATTACGTCATTG GATCAAGGCCGAAACTTTGGACATGGATTACTTCTGTCTCGGTTGTCATGTAGAAATTATGGGCCCATATGTATGGAACATCCGCTCTTCTTTGGAAGTTTATGCAATCGCGAATGCAAG AATAAACTTCTGCAAACCAGTTACAGCATTGGCGAGGACGATATTCAC GTGAGTTGCGCCATCTGTGGTGTGGAGGAGGTTGTGGTCTGCGAAAATGGTTCGTTTTCCAG CTGCTGGTTGGCGAGGGATTGA
- the LOC124199364 gene encoding uncharacterized protein LOC124199364: protein MAKSYHTETLIVFFCAFLLSVTSGQHQNHLPQTKDDTNLRLEYETLKTRFESIEIQFDRLREEVRLLKTKASEKDFHTDDVASSKGGIPRSCHEARLADPSLSTGVYWIDPDGQGVGDDPMQVNCDMSSGMTIIGHDTEASTNVGHCTDPGCYTKPIVYQASH from the exons ATGGCTAAGTCGTACCACACCGAGACACTCATCGTCTTCTTCTGCGCTTTTTTGTTAAGCGTCACAAGTGGCCAACATCAAAATCACTTGCCGCAAACGaaagacgacactaatcttcgTTTAGAATAC gAAACTTTGAAAACTCGATTCGAGAGCATCGAGATTCAATTTGACCGGCTGAGAGAGGAAGTCCGACTGCTAAAAACAAAGGCTAGCGAAAAAGATTTCCATACGGATGATGTCGCCTCATCTAAAGGTGGAATTCCAAGATCTTGCCATGAAGCCCGATTGGCTGACCCTTCATTGTCCACCGGCGTGTACTGGATCGATCCCGACGGCCAAGGTGTTGGAGACGATCCCATGCAAGTAAATTGCGACATGTCTTCAG GAATGACAATTATTGGACACGACACCGAAGCATCGACAAACGTCGGCCATTGCACAGATCCCGGCTGTTATACGAAACCAATCGTGTACCAAGCATCTCACTAA
- the LOC124199361 gene encoding complement C1q tumor necrosis factor-related protein 3-like, which produces MPTSCVELWQIGHVLNGLYLIKGASQVETVYCDFSKTSTDAGFETWIGFADVKSSSVYFYVQRNTTYSTNNTVVPFEITRTNVGNAMDPLTGIFTAPRPGKYFFGYSGIADVTQGTNFARVDLQLNGVRIAQGYSHTTHDTFAHQSTLELNKGDQITLFLVAGAIHDSRYLYTNFVGWLVEEDVFNFNV; this is translated from the exons ATGCCAACCTCTTGCGTGGAATTGTGGCAGATCGGTCATGTCCTCAACGGCTTGTACTTGATCAAGGGCGCGTCTCAAGTGGAAACAGTATATTGTGACTTTAGCAAAACTTCAACCGACGCAG GATTTGAAACGTGGATTGGCTTTGCTGATGTCAAATCATcatctgtttatttttatgtacaGAGGAATACGACTTACTCAACTAACAACACTGTCGTTCCATTTGAAATCACAAGAACTAATGTGGGAAATGCCATGGACCCTTTAACTGGAATATTCACAGCACCAAGACcggggaaatattttttcggttATTCTGGAATTGCTGATGTCACTCAAGGAACCAATTTTGCACGCGTTGATTTACAGTTGAATGGTGTAAGGATTGCACAAGGATATAGTCACACCACTCATGATACATTTGCACACCAATCCACTTTGGAGCTGAATAAAGGAGACCAAATAACACTGTTCTTGGTAGCCGGAGCTATTCACGACAGCCGTTATCTCTACACAAATTTTGTCGGCTGGTTAGTCGAAGAAGATGTGTTCAACTTCAATGTGTAG